Proteins encoded within one genomic window of Flavobacterium oreochromis:
- a CDS encoding STING domain-containing protein — MFFLVHENVKELSDLSGIFISKFNDKNLVHKVDEIKRAFLSVELDTFNFFPSNTLAYGYFENFIKAICAKIIEDGKLKVKDVEYERCKFEILVPKKIDENINLQFERIKREVGVEQVQIECMGRPRPFQVNSKLLESGELLIVDFPSTLTGINYAIKELLPDEYRIFGEEYENILNRELEKFVFTLNGLIKKNSFQDFIEIVRV; from the coding sequence AAAAGAGTTGAGTGATTTAAGTGGAATTTTTATTTCTAAATTTAATGATAAAAATTTAGTTCATAAAGTAGATGAAATAAAACGAGCTTTCTTATCCGTTGAATTAGATACTTTTAATTTTTTCCCATCTAATACTTTGGCTTATGGTTATTTTGAAAATTTTATCAAAGCAATTTGTGCTAAAATTATTGAGGATGGAAAATTAAAAGTGAAAGACGTTGAATATGAGCGTTGTAAATTTGAAATATTAGTACCAAAAAAAATTGATGAAAATATTAATCTTCAATTTGAAAGAATTAAAAGAGAGGTCGGAGTTGAACAGGTACAAATTGAGTGTATGGGAAGACCTAGACCATTCCAAGTTAATAGTAAATTGTTAGAATCAGGTGAATTATTAATTGTTGATTTTCCTTCAACACTAACAGGGATAAATTATGCTATAAAAGAATTATTACCTGACGAATATAGAATTTTTGGGGAAGAGTATGAGAATATCCTAAATAGAGAATTGGAAAAATTTGTATTTACATTAAATGGTTTAATAAAGAAAAATTCATTCCAAGATTTTATAGAGATTGTTA